The following proteins are co-located in the Gemmatimonadaceae bacterium genome:
- a CDS encoding protein-L-isoaspartate(D-aspartate) O-methyltransferase: protein MARPVEPQEYRGARRRLVELLQSQGIRDLSVLHAIDGVARHPFVPTGVRHRAYEDSALPIGNGQTISQPSIHARYLELLRLKGTEKVLEVGTGSGYQTALLSRLASQVFTIERIAPLLDKAREVLSQLGANNISFMLGDGTLGWRQFAPFDAILVGAAAPEVPAAYTEQLAEGGRLLIPLGQRDEQILNLFTRVGDELEREDIAPVRFVPLVGKHGWEE from the coding sequence GTGGCGCGACCAGTAGAACCTCAGGAGTACAGGGGCGCAAGGCGGCGGCTGGTGGAGTTGCTGCAGTCGCAGGGGATTCGCGACCTGTCGGTGCTGCACGCGATTGACGGCGTTGCCAGGCATCCGTTTGTGCCGACCGGCGTGCGTCACCGCGCATACGAGGATTCCGCGTTGCCCATCGGCAACGGTCAGACCATCTCGCAACCGTCTATTCACGCGCGCTACCTCGAGCTGCTGCGGTTGAAGGGCACTGAAAAAGTGCTTGAAGTGGGCACTGGCTCGGGCTATCAGACCGCGCTGCTTTCACGGCTCGCATCGCAGGTTTTCACGATCGAGCGAATAGCGCCGTTGCTCGACAAGGCGCGGGAAGTTCTGAGTCAGCTGGGTGCGAACAATATTTCGTTCATGCTCGGGGATGGCACGCTTGGCTGGAGACAGTTCGCTCCTTTCGATGCGATTCTGGTAGGTGCAGCTGCTCCTGAGGTTCCGGCGGCGTACACCGAGCAGCTCGCGGAAGGGGGCAGGCTGCTGATTCCGCTCGGTCAGCGGGATGAGCAGATTCTGAACCTGTTTACCCGAGTGGGTGATGAGCTCGAGAGAGAGGATATTGCGCCCGTGCGATTCGTGCCTCTGGTTGGAAAGCACGGATGGGAAGAATAG